The following are from one region of the Vidua chalybeata isolate OUT-0048 chromosome 12, bVidCha1 merged haplotype, whole genome shotgun sequence genome:
- the ABHD6 gene encoding monoacylglycerol lipase ABHD6 translates to MDLDMLNMFVIAGGTLAIPILAFVASFLLWPSALIRIYYWYWRRALGMQVRYANYDDYQFCYSYRGRPGYRPSILMLHGFSAHKDMWLSIVKFLPKNLHLVCVDMPGHEGTTRSDLDDYSISGQAKRIHQFVECIKLNRKPFHLVGTSMGGNVAGVYAAQYPEDICSLTLICPAGLPSTTDSKFIKQLRELQESKCIDRIPLIPSTPEEMADMLKLCSYVRFKVPQQILQGLVDVRIPHNEFYRKLFLEIVDEKSRHSLHENMSKIKAPTQVIWGKQDQVLDVSGASVLASAIPDCHVYILENCGHSVVVERPRKTANLILEFLALLHSIDNNKKQA, encoded by the exons ATGGACCTGGATATGCTGAACATGTTTGTCATTGCTGGTGGCACCCTGGCTATCCCCATCCTGGCCTTCGTGGCCTCATTCCTCCTCTGGCCCTCGGCGCTTATCCGCATCTACTACTG GTACTGGCGCCGAGCCTTGGGCATGCAGGTTAGATATGCAAACTACGATGACTATCAGTTTTGTTATTCCTATAGAGGAAGGCCTGGATACCGACCGTCCATCCTGATGTTACATGGGTTCTCAGCCCACAAAGACATGTGGCTGTCCATAGTCAAG TTCCTGCCAAAGAACCTGCACTTGGTCTGTGTGGACATGCCTGGGCACGAGGGTACGACCCGCTCAGACTTGGATGATTACTCCATTAGTGGGCAAGCTAAGAGAATACACCAG TTCGTGGAGTGCATCAAGCTGAACAGAAAGCCCTTTCATCTGGTTGGCACTTCCATGGGGGGAAATGTTGCTGGTGTCTATGCTGCTCAGTACCCAGAAGATATTTGCAGCCTGACCCTCATCTGTCCTGCAG GCCTGCCAAGTACCACTGACAGCAAGTTCATTAAGCAGCTCCGGGAGCTGCAGGAGTCCAAATGCATTGACAGGATCCCTTTAATCCCCTCGACGCCCGAGGAGATGGCAGACATGCTGAAGCTTTGCTCCTACGTTCGCTTCAAGGTGCCACAGCAG ATCCTCCAGGGCCTTGTTGACGTTCGCATCCCACACAATGAATTTTACCGGAAAC TGTTTTTAGAAATCGTGGATGAAAAGTCCAGGCACTCTCTCCATGAGAACATGAGCAAGATCAAAGCACCGACACAGGTCATCTGGGGAAAGCAGGACCAG GTCCTGGATGTTTCTGGTGCCAGTGTTTTAGCAAGCGCTATTCCAGACTGCCACGTGTACATCCTGGAGAACTGTGGGCACTCAGTGGTGGTGGAGCGGCCCCGCAAGACAGCCAACCTCATCCTGGAGTTCCTGGCGCTGCTGCACAGCATAGACAACAACAAGAAGCAGGCGTGA